Genomic segment of Bacteroides stercoris ATCC 43183:
GCCAATCCGGAACTCACCGTATGGCAGGTGAGCGGCGACGGCGACGGACTCGCCATCGGCGGCAACCACTTTATCCATGCCAACCGCCGCAACATCAACCTGAACATGATTCTGCTGAACAACCGTATCTACGGCCTGACGAAAGGACAATACTCTCCGACGTCTCCCCGCGGTTTCGTCAGCAAATCATCTCCTTACGGTACGGTAGAAGACCCGTTCCATCCGGCAGAACTCTGCTTCGGTGCACGCGGCCACTTCTTTGCACGCGCCGTTGCCACGGATGCAGCCGGAACGGTGGAAATCCTGAAAGCCGCCTACAACCACAAAGGAGCCAGCGTCTGCGAGATTCTCCAGAACTGCGTCATCTTCAATAACGGCACGCACGATGCCGTTGCCAAGAAAGAAGACCGCGCCAAACACGCCATCTATCTGGAACATGGCAAGCCCATGCTCTTCGGCGAGAACAACGAATACGGACTGATGCAGGAAGGCTTCGGGCTGA
This window contains:
- a CDS encoding 2-oxoacid:ferredoxin oxidoreductase subunit beta; this encodes MCEYTAKDFKKGQPRWCPGCGDHFFLASLHKAMAEIGVPPYKTAVISGIGCSSRLPHYMNTYGMNTIHGRAAAIATGCKVANPELTVWQVSGDGDGLAIGGNHFIHANRRNINLNMILLNNRIYGLTKGQYSPTSPRGFVSKSSPYGTVEDPFHPAELCFGARGHFFARAVATDAAGTVEILKAAYNHKGASVCEILQNCVIFNNGTHDAVAKKEDRAKHAIYLEHGKPMLFGENNEYGLMQEGFGLKVVKLGENGITEKDILIHDAHCEDNTLQLKLALMEGPDFPIALGVIRDVEAPTYDDAVHAQIEEVSAKKKYHNFEELLMTNDTWEVK